The sequence AACCTCTGCCTGAGAACTATAGCCGTGTTTTCTCACATTCTCAGTTGGCAAGGATACGCCGCGGTCAGGTCAGCGCCACAGTGCTGGCGCAAAATCCTTCTTTCTTTTCCTTTCATAAAGGCTCTGCAGCCCTGGAGGCGGTTCGATTAGCCAGCGCTTTTTTCGGCAAGGGGCAGTTTAAAGGGGACGCGCTGCAGGGGAAAGACGGCCTATTCCTGCTGCAGCAGAATCTCGAGGGACCCTATTTTCAACCTCTGCCGATCGAGCAACTCCAGCAGGAGGGCAACTGGAGCGACGGCAATCGCCGGATGCGTCCGCAAAGCGAGATCCAGCGTCTGCAGACTCTGGTGAGCATCGCCGAGAGCGACGGCCGCTTTGAGTTGACCTTTACCATTCAGGGAACCGACAACGTGCCGGTGGCGATTGAATTGGCATTCAGAGAGGGCGGCCGCCTGCAAGGCGTGACGGGATTGGCGGACATCGACCGCGGATATCTGTTGGAAAAAGGGGTGGGAAAATATTCTTACGATGGAAAAGAAATCGAATTCGGACCCGGCTTGGCTGATCATCGTTGGACGCAGCTGCGCGGCAGTCTGCCCAAGATGAACAGCCTGAGTGTCTATCTCACCGGCTTTACGCCGTTCGTCTATCGCCTGAAAATCAGCTAGGCCGGTGCTGCATCGAGCACCAGCTTGCGCCGGTAATGTTCTTCGAACAACTCCTTCTTTTTATCCAGCCCGGCCAGGGCCGGCGACGCGTCGCGGCCGGCGGCCAGGCAAATGCGGACCTGCGCATCCACCGACGTGCAGGTGATGCGCTTGACGCGGCCGTCATGCAGACTATCCAAGCCGTCGGCCAGACGAAGAAGCGCTGCCAGACGGATGACTGATTCCTGGCGTTTCGACGATAGCCGGGCAAAGTGACGGTGTTTGCTGCAAGGCAATGATTTGCGGTGATATCGCGCGATATTGGCGATGATCAAAGCCTCTTCATCGCTCCAGCCCGGCAACCGTTCGTGCAGGATCAGCCTCAGGCTCGCCTTGTGATGCGCCTGAACGGCCTGCGACCAACCGATATCGTGCAACAGGGCGGCGGCCTCAAGCCATTGCCGCTCCAACGCGCTCAACCCGTGCAGCGCTTGCAGCTGATCGAACAGTTCCAGCGCCAGTTTGCACACATGGCGGCTGTGCGCCTCTTCAAGATCATAGCGGCGCATGAGACGAAATACGCCTTCCATGCGTTTATCTCCCATCACTGCCCCTCCTGTAAAAGAACGCCGTACAGCAGATCCGCCAAACTAATGCGTATCCCGCTCAGCTGCCAATAGGACATGATCGCCTCCAGGATCACGGCGCCGGCGAGAATAACGTCGGCGCGCAACGGATGGAGCCCGATCATCTTTTGCCGCTCCGGCATGGAGCGCACAGCCAAGTCGCGCAGCACCGCGACCAGCTCCTCCTGGGTTAATAAATACCCATGAATTTTTTCCGCTTCGTGCAGCGGCGTCCTGGTGGTCATCATGGCCAGTGTGGTCGCTGTGCCACCGCACGCCAGGCCCTGTTTGGGGCGCGCTACACCATGAAACCTACGCTCGAGTTCCTGCCGGCAATAACGCTCGGTCTCAGCCACCGCCTCTTCCACAGGGCGTTTCGGCAGAAAAAAAGTCTCGGTCAATCTCCGGCTGCCGAGCGGCAGGCTGGCTGCCAGGCGCATTCGTCCACGTCGGCCCATGACGAACTCGGTGCTGCCGCCGCCGATATCGCAGACCAGAGCTTCGCACTCGGCCGGCTGATCGTGTAGCGCGCCGATAAAGGACAAATACGCCTCTGTTTCACC is a genomic window of bacterium containing:
- a CDS encoding Ppx/GppA family phosphatase, producing MVRKASIDIGTNSTRLLVAEINPDHTITPLYAAERITRLGESLSSGGALSEEAMTRVTEALVEYRSLAQAYGVEAYHVIATSATREASNQAFFLQKIAQETGFQVRVVAGETEAYLSFIGALHDQPAECEALVCDIGGGSTEFVMGRRGRMRLAASLPLGSRRLTETFFLPKRPVEEAVAETERYCRQELERRFHGVARPKQGLACGGTATTLAMMTTRTPLHEAEKIHGYLLTQEELVAVLRDLAVRSMPERQKMIGLHPLRADVILAGAVILEAIMSYWQLSGIRISLADLLYGVLLQEGQ
- a CDS encoding HD domain-containing protein, producing the protein MGDKRMEGVFRLMRRYDLEEAHSRHVCKLALELFDQLQALHGLSALERQWLEAAALLHDIGWSQAVQAHHKASLRLILHERLPGWSDEEALIIANIARYHRKSLPCSKHRHFARLSSKRQESVIRLAALLRLADGLDSLHDGRVKRITCTSVDAQVRICLAAGRDASPALAGLDKKKELFEEHYRRKLVLDAAPA